Genomic segment of Streptococcus australis:
AAGTCGGTTCTTTCTTTTCGACTGCTCGAATCAACCCCTCTGATACCTTCTCCTGAAAAGGGGTTAATTGACCACGCCATTTGAGAACATCTTGCTTAGGAAAATCTTCCTGCGGAAAATAGTATAAAGCTTGATCGCTTCTAACGCGCTTCATCAACAAGCATTCCCGACAATAGTAAGCCCCAATGGGCAAATACCAGTCTTCTAGAATAGAACTGTTGCAACGTTGACAAAACAGTTTCCCTTTCTCTTTTCTCATTGCTGGAAGTTTCTCAGCCATCTGACGTTCTTCTTTCGTTAATTCTTTCTCAGCAAACAAGCGACCGAGGTAGTTTGGATTTACTTTCATACTTCTTTATTCGTAAAAATCTAGCGCTTTAGATATTTTTTTAGTACAATTAAATCATGGAATTTAGAACTATTAAAGAGGATGGACAGGTCCAAGAAGAAATCAAAAAATCGCGCTTTATCTGTCACGCAAAGCGTGTCTATAGTGAAGAAGAGGCTCGTGACTTTATCACTGCCATCAAAAAAGAACACTACAAAGCCACCCATAACTGCTCTGCCTTTATTATTGGGGAGCGCAGTGAGATAAAGCGTACGAGTGATGATGGCGAACCTAGTGGTACTGCTGGAGTCCCTATGCTTGGCGTCTTAGAAAATCATAATCTTACTAATGTTTGCGTAGTGGTTACTCGCTACTTTGGGGGCATTAAGTTAGGCGCTGGCGGACTCATCCGTGCATACGCAGGTAGTGTTGCCTTAGCGGTCAAAGAAATTGGCATTATAGAAATCAAAGAGCAAGCTGGTATAACTATTCAAATGTCTTACGCTCAGTATCAAGAATATGGAAATTTCCTTAAGGAACATAATCTCATGGAACTTGAAACAACCTTCACAGATCAAATTGATACCTTGATTTATGTCGATAAGGAAGAGAAAGAAAATATCAAGGCTGCTCTCATAGAATTTTTCAATGGGAAAGTGACTTTAATAGAACAAGGTTTACGAGAAGTTGAAGTTCCTGTAAACTTAGTGTAAATAAAGGAGAAATATATGGCGTTTGGAAAATTTATTCAAGGACTTGCTGGTAATTTTAGCGAGCAAAACAAAGAAGCTCTTATCAAAGAATATGGTCAATACCTACTAGAGAATGAAGAAATCCAAAGTGGATATAAACTCATTCGTGACGCAATCATCTTTACAAATATTCGTATTATCTTTACAGATAAACAAGGCGCTACGGGTCGCAAGATGTCTGTTAAGTCACTCTTTTTGATGAACATTGTCAACGTTGAAATGGAAACTGCTGGAGCAGGTATAGACGATAGTGAGATTACGATCACTTATTTAGAGAATGTCTTTCTAAAAGCACATAATGAGCATTTTAGTTTCCACAAATTTGAATTTCCTAAGAAAACGGATATCCTCCCACTTTACACCTATTTACTAGAATTGGCTTATCATAATCGATTAAAAATTAACGGCTTAGAGCTTTGATATAAAAAAATCCTATCGCTTCGATAGGATTTCTATATTTTACAAATAACCTAGAGCACGTTATACTAGTATCATCTTATACAAAGAGGTATATCTATGACTATTTATAACAATATCACTGAACTAATCGGACAAACACCAATTGTTAAACTCAACAATATCGTTCCAGATGGTGCCGCAGATGTTTATGTAAAACTTGAAGCTTTTAACCCTGGATCATCAGTAAAAGACCGTATTGCCCTTAGCATGATTGAAAAGGCTGAGCAGGATGGCATTCTAAAACCCGGTGCTACTATTGTTGAAGCAACAAGTGGGAATACTGGAATCGGACTTTCTTGGGTTGGTGCTGCTAAAGGATATAAAGTCGTTATCGTCATGCCAGAAACGATGAGTGTGGAACGACGTAAGATTATCCAAGCCTATGGTGCTGAACTCGTCCTCACTCCTGGTAGCGAGGGAATGAAAGGGGCTATCGCCAAAGCCCAAGAAATCGCAGCTGAACGCGATGGCTTTCTTCCGCTCCAGTTTAATAATCCAGCTAATCCTGAAGTACACGAAAGAACAACAGGAGCTGAAATACTAGCTGCTTTCGGTTCTGATGGACTAGATGCCTTTGTGGGTGGTGTCGGAACTGGTGGAACAATCTCAGGTGTTTCTCATGCACTTAAAGCAGCAAATTCTAATATTCAAGTTTTTGCAGTTGAAGCTGATGAATCTGCTATTCTGTCTGGTGAAAAACCAGGACCTCACAAAATTCAAGGTATCTCCGCTGGATTTATTCCTGATACACTTGATACAAAAGCCTATGACGGTATCGTCCGTGTAACATCAGATGATGCTCTTGCACTTGGCCGTGAGATTGGCGGAAAAGAAGGCTTCCTTGTTGGTATTTCTTCTGCCGCAGCGATCTACGGAGCAATTGAAATTGCTAAGAAATTAGGTACAGGTAAGAAAGTCCTTGCTTTAGCACCAGATAACGGCGAACGTTATTTATCTACAGCACTCTATGAATTTGAAGTGTAGTCTCCTAAATGCACTTAGCCCTTATCAAAGGGCTTTTTTGTTTACTCACTCTAAAACAAAAAAGGAAGCAAATTGCTTCCTTTTCAATTAGTTATTCAAGGCTGCTGCCATTGTAGCTGCAACTTCTGCTTCGAAGTCGTTCGCAGCTTTCTCGATACCTTCACCAACTTCAAAGCGAGCGAACTCAACTACTGAAGCGTTAACTGATTCAAGGTATGCTTCAACTGTCTTGCTGTCGTCCATGATGTAGACTTGTGCAAGAAGTGTGTATGCTTGGTCAACTTTAGTGTTGTCAAGCATGAAGCGATCCATTTTACCTGGGATGATTTTGTCCCAGATTTTTTCTGGTTTACCTTCTGCAGCCAACTCAGCTTTGATGTCAGCTTCTGCTTGGGCGATTACTTCGTCAGTCAATTGAGCTTTTGATCCGTAAGCCAAGTGTGGAAGAGCTGGTTTGTTAACCATAGCGCGGCTTTCATTGTCTTGGTCGATGACGTGGTTCAATTGTGCCAATTCATCTTTAACAAATTGCTCATCCAATTCTTTGTAAGAAAGAACTGTTGGTTTCATCGCTGCAATGTGCATTGACAATTGTTTAGCAAGAGCTTCGTCTCCACCTTCGATAACTGAGATAACACCGATACGGCCTCCGTTGTGTTGATAAGCTCCAAAGTGTTGCGCATCTGTTTTTTCAATCAAAGCAAAACGACGGAATGAGATTTTTTCTCCGATAGTTGCTGTTGCAGATACATACGCTGCTTCAAGAGTTTCACCTGAAGGCATTGTCAAAGCAAGAGCTTCTTCATTGTTAGCTGGTTTTCCTTCAGCAATTACTTTAGCTGTAGCGTTTACCAAGTCAACGAATTGAGCGTTTTTCGCAACGAAGTCAGTTTCAGCGTTTACTTCAATTACTGCTGCAACATTACCGTTAACATAAACACCAGTCAAACCTTCTGCAGCAACGCGGTCAGCTTTCTTAGCTGCTTTCGCCATACCTTTTTCACGAAGCAATTCAATCGCTTTTTCGATGTCACCGTCTGTTTCTACAAGCGCTTTTTTAGCGTCCATAACACCGGCACCAGATTTTTCACGCAACTCTTTTACAAGTTTAGCTGTAATTTCTGCCATTTTGATTCTCCTATATTTTTTAAAAAATAGGAGAGCTGGGCTACGCCCCGCCCTCCTAGGTAATTACTATTTATACGAATTAAGCGTTGTCGCCTTCTACTACTTCAACGATTTCTTCGATTGAGTCTGCTTGAGCTTCTGA
This window contains:
- a CDS encoding YigZ family protein, giving the protein MEFRTIKEDGQVQEEIKKSRFICHAKRVYSEEEARDFITAIKKEHYKATHNCSAFIIGERSEIKRTSDDGEPSGTAGVPMLGVLENHNLTNVCVVVTRYFGGIKLGAGGLIRAYAGSVALAVKEIGIIEIKEQAGITIQMSYAQYQEYGNFLKEHNLMELETTFTDQIDTLIYVDKEEKENIKAALIEFFNGKVTLIEQGLREVEVPVNLV
- a CDS encoding PH domain-containing protein, with the translated sequence MAFGKFIQGLAGNFSEQNKEALIKEYGQYLLENEEIQSGYKLIRDAIIFTNIRIIFTDKQGATGRKMSVKSLFLMNIVNVEMETAGAGIDDSEITITYLENVFLKAHNEHFSFHKFEFPKKTDILPLYTYLLELAYHNRLKINGLEL
- the tsf gene encoding translation elongation factor Ts, with protein sequence MAEITAKLVKELREKSGAGVMDAKKALVETDGDIEKAIELLREKGMAKAAKKADRVAAEGLTGVYVNGNVAAVIEVNAETDFVAKNAQFVDLVNATAKVIAEGKPANNEEALALTMPSGETLEAAYVSATATIGEKISFRRFALIEKTDAQHFGAYQHNGGRIGVISVIEGGDEALAKQLSMHIAAMKPTVLSYKELDEQFVKDELAQLNHVIDQDNESRAMVNKPALPHLAYGSKAQLTDEVIAQAEADIKAELAAEGKPEKIWDKIIPGKMDRFMLDNTKVDQAYTLLAQVYIMDDSKTVEAYLESVNASVVEFARFEVGEGIEKAANDFEAEVAATMAAALNN
- the cysK gene encoding cysteine synthase A; translated protein: MTIYNNITELIGQTPIVKLNNIVPDGAADVYVKLEAFNPGSSVKDRIALSMIEKAEQDGILKPGATIVEATSGNTGIGLSWVGAAKGYKVVIVMPETMSVERRKIIQAYGAELVLTPGSEGMKGAIAKAQEIAAERDGFLPLQFNNPANPEVHERTTGAEILAAFGSDGLDAFVGGVGTGGTISGVSHALKAANSNIQVFAVEADESAILSGEKPGPHKIQGISAGFIPDTLDTKAYDGIVRVTSDDALALGREIGGKEGFLVGISSAAAIYGAIEIAKKLGTGKKVLALAPDNGERYLSTALYEFEV